TATGATGGAATGACTAGAGTGAAATATAGGATGGATGAATTTATGTAGTGCGAAAAATGATTTGGAGACTCTGAGATGGATGAATTGATGAATGGCATGCGTATTTATATGCTTGAGAAAAAAATTGAGATATAATAGGAATTGAATAGTATAAAGTATATCTTCAACGCAAAAAAGATTGAGCTTTGGAAAATAGTGCAAAAATCACGAAACCTGCAGGGTAACTCTATACTCCATATTACATGTTCATGGTAAATATAGTCGACAAGCCGTTGACAAATTTATTCTTGACCTTTCAACTAATTATTGGTCCATCGACCACATGTTACTCATTTCTATCGAAAATTACAATCCCATATAGTAtccattaaaataataaattgctTTTTGCatagtataataataaaataaataaataaataaataaataggcCGGGACCATTCTCGAGTGGTGGGGATAAAATATTTagtaatgaaaataaatatctgGATTCATGCATCTAGACCTAGTAATGAAATCACTAACCTAGTTTAGAGCCCACCTACTTTGTCTCTCCACTTGACTATAAAAAAGGACTAGGCATATGATTATGATAATGACCAAAGATTAATCTACTTTATATATTCAATGTTAAATGAAATCTGATATCGGCTAATCACAATTAGCATAAGCCCCTAATTGCCCCTTCTCACTAGTCAAAGATACCACCCCTCGCAAGAAGGAAAGAACAAGATAGCATTTTACAATCACTTTCATGCTTTTGATACATTTCAAAAATGGTTTTCAAAACCACCAAACCCTTTCCAAACCATGGACTCATCacatgtgtttttttaataaacaacTTTgcttcaattttattaaattctacCATATTGTTGTTTGAGTGAATATTATTTGTAGAACAGGTATGTTGTGTGTATATGTATCTGTATGGGGCTGTAAAGTTGCTCCTGATATTAAGGAGAGAAGACAATACAATATTTAAGGAGAAAAGGTTTACATATTAGGTGTGAAATCAAAATTTAACAATCAATTTGATGTAAATATAATTGTTTAATTAGTGAATATTGATGAAACTAAACTAGCACAcgtttttcataaaattattggtaaacatattttttgtgtggataAAGTGCCTCGCAATAAGTGGAGTGGTGCGTAGGGTGAAGTGCACTTTAAGTGTGGGCAAGCTCAGGTTTTTCATAAAGGAAAATTTAAAAGGTAAAATTATGAAAAGTGTGTggataataaatttaaatataaattttacaattaaatagttaaattatgtatttcatGCACAAAATAAGCATTATAATAAATTTACtcaatgatgacgtggaggcaGTGACATGGCAATGGATATATACGCCTAGaagggggggggggaggggggTCATCTTTAGTCCGGATGCAACCCACCATTTCGACAACTTCACGTGTTCAATTTCATAAATCCGATAATTCTGCTCcgtcctatatatatatactccctctgcaCTCACACGCACGCAATTCCACCTCTACTTTGCAACATTAGTTTTGCACCAAAAAGGATTCCATCGATCGAATCTATCCTCCACCACCATTCAATCCCCATTACCTTTTCCAATTCAAATTCCATATATCCTTTTGAATCCACCGTGTTTATTGGAGTTTCCATTTATGTTTTCCAATTAAAACCTCTCCTCTCCAACTATGTTCAGCTCAGACGCCATTTCCAGAGACTTCCTCCACTCCAATCCCTCTCACACCACCAATTTCAAGCATCACGCCGATTTCTCCAAGAGCAGGGAGTTCGTACCTTCGGATTTCTTCACCAATCATGAtcaacaccaacaccaacaccaacaccagcagcagcagagctccggatTAGCTCGATACCGGTCGGCGCCGAGCTCGTTCCTCGCGGCGCTTCTTGATTCCAACGCCGATAATAACAGCAGCAGCGGCGATGAATCCGACGCTTTCTTCTCCGCGCTCATGGAGCGCGATCTCAATCCCAAGAGCAGTGATCACAAGATTTCGAGCGGCGGCATGAAGCGGGAAGATGAGGCGGATCCGGAGCCCCGATCCGCGCAAAACgggtacccggccgggtatgaTGGATCTTACTCTGTGGGGATGGAGCATCAAAATGGGAATAGGTCTAATCTGCTCCGCCAAAGCAGCTCTCCTGCAGGATTCTTCAATGGTAaattacttcatttttttatttttaatttagggTTTTCTCCTTGCTATGTGTCTAATTTAGCTGGAAAAGTTTGAATGAAGGGTGCAGTTGACTTTGAGCTGGCTTACAAAAATATTTCCTACTtgctatatttttatatttatctagattgagtaaaattaaaattatattggAGAAACAAAATTCAATGCAATCTTTAAATTTTGCCTTCTGTTTAGTTGAAGTACGTTTACCAGTATTCGGTTTTGAAGTGCCTCACTGAATGATGGATTCTAAACTTTCCTGTTTTAGCTGTTAAGTGTTTACTGATTTTTTGATGAAATGTGCATAAATCTTGGCATGGTTGGTTGTGATTTGAAGTAGTAGTGTGAAATATGGAGTGGTTAAGATTTGTTTTGGGCCTCAGGTTTTGGTTTAATGGGAGAGGCAGGAAACTACAGAGTTCACAATCCTGCAGAAGACAGTTCATCAGCTTGTGGTTTGAGTAGTTCCATGAATTTGTCATCGGCTGCATCTTCTACCTCGAGATTCATGCCCAGCATACCTGAAACTGGAAATGAGAACGCATTCAGCCCTGAAAATGGTCGTCTGAGAAACGGGGCTGCCTTCCATCATGATTCTTGGAATGATACATCTTTCAACAGTTTGAAAAGAAACAGAGATGGTGATACGAAGATGTTTTCCGATTTCAATGGATTGGAGAATGAGGTAACCACATTTCTTTATGCCTTGCTGCCTATTGTCAATTACTTCTGTTGTTGAAATCCATTTTTACTTCAGAATGGAGAAGCCAGGAAAAAGTCCTCTGGATTAGTATCGCATTTTAGCTTGCCAAAGACTTCCACGGAGATGGCTGCAGTTGAGAACTTCCTGCAGTTCCAACAAGAGACGACCACTCCTTGTCAAGTTCGAGCAAAAAGGGGTTTCGCCACTCATCCTAGAAGCATTGCTGAAAGGGTAAAATTTCTAGGATTTGGAATCATAGTTTCTCCCATTCAAACAGAGGAGTTATTGAGAATAACAGCATCTCTTGCAATGATTTGCAGAATAGACGAACACGGATTAGTAAGAACATGAAGAAGTTGCAAGATCTTTTCCCCAATATGGATAAGGTAAATTTTGTAATGTTATTTACATTTGGAATGGTGTTCATCTTGTTTGGTGTTTTTGCTGATTCTGTTTATATATGCAGCAAACGAACACGGCTGATATGTTGGACTTGGCAGTTGATTACATCAAAGAGCTACAGAAAGAAATGAAGGTAGTGAAACAGTTACATCATCTCTTTCACATTGAACTAGCTCACCAACATCATCTCCCCTAATTATTTTCCCTCCTCTCCTAATAGGTGCTCAACGATGCAAGAGAAAGATGCGTTTGTTTGGGTGAGCCTCACCAAACAAGTCCTTCCAAGTAGATGCTTCTGGCAAGACGAAAACCAAGTGCAGTAGATGAGTATGTCCTTCAGTCTTGATTCACCTGCGACCTCACCACCCACGTGTCGAAGCCCGTTAACATGGCATTTTCCCTATTCTTCTATGTATGTGTGTTACAAGTTCCCACCCTCCAGGAAGAGGAGGGGGAGAAAAAGGAGCAAAGACTAAACTCCATgttgtagtactattatttaaacTGGTAAGTGCAAGTGTTTTTATGAATAATTTTTGTATAGGAAGCTCCTGCattttatgcattttttggtGTTGTCAATCCTTTCTTGAAAAGTCACAGGACCCACCTAATTCTTGGAATATGGAAGGTTCCATGTAGATCCCACCACataaattattgtgattatgATTATCTTGTGCCTTTTGTTATATAGAGATTGCTCGAGTCTTGAATCATTTGATCATGTCTAGCAGTGGTAAgcaacttagagcatccactataggcggccttccccaatagccccgccccctttttttgtccactgccccaattttttgtttccgccactataggcggatACTTACAATAGCCtcgaaattttataaccaattttcattttaattttttcatttattttaaatcaattataattacagttatcggaatgtaaataattagaaaacgaggtaattgggacCAAATATTCGTAAACAATTGGAactgaataaaaaaaatgtataaaaataggTACAAACTTGTACTAccccttttctctctccaaaaaCGTGCACTCCTTCCTCCCTGCTTCCTTCTCCAATCtccccctctttctctctccaaaaaCTTGCACTCCTTCCTCCCTGCTTCCTTCTCCAATCTCCCCCTCTCTTGCTAAAAAcgtcgaaaataaaaaaaaaaattggaagggggcggccggcgcgccgacCGCCGCCCCACTATAGACCGACGCGCCTATCCCCCACCGCCCGTCCTCTCCCCCTTCCCGCCGGTACCTCGTCCGCCCCACTTTGAATTGTCCACCCCGGGGCAGACGTCCCAgccactatagaccgcccccTCGTCGCCCCCTCCGGGGCGTCTGAATGTATGTGTATGAACTAGGAAATAATGGATCTGCTACTGTGAGCTCAATCAACAATATAGAGAATCTATTTGTGCAGCAAGATTAACAAGAAGAAAACAGTTACTAGAAAATTCAAAACAAGGTAACTAACAACCTATTACAATTTGGCCACACACACTTATTAGACCCCACACATGAAAGTTGGTAGATGCAGACATTGATCCAATCTCATAGCAGCACTCCACAGGAAGTTTCTCACTTGGACGTTTCACCtgcacaagaaaaaaaaaacacttcaAAATCAACCCAAAACAGAAAATGCAGAGTGATCAATTGATGGCAGCATATATATACATGACTCAAAGTTGGCAGTGCACTTCTCCGGGAGCTGAGTAGCCATGGTGCGATCAACACCAGAAATGGGAGGCCCGTTAACGAGCACACAGAGACAAGGTTGGCCTAGCGCTTTGATGGAAGCACAGCAGGCCTCGGTTGGGGGGATGGGGCTGAAGGGAGCGACTGCTGACCTGCACGGGATGAGCTGAATGAGAGCCGAGAAGAAAGTGCTACCACAGGGATGGGCTGTGATTTCCTGCGccaccaccatcaccaccaATATCAAGCAAGCTAATTTCATATTCGTGTTCATTTTGGCTGCCTTTGTCTTTGGGATAATCACTCTTGGCATATATATACTGCAGCCTGCAGGGGAGGGATGATGCCTTTTGGTGCTTCTCTCCTAACTCCATCACACTTCATTCATGACTTTTATGAAAATCATGAACGTTAACTTAATTTTAGAtatatccaagccccttggcctagcggtaaagggtgctggataccgcatcctggaggtctcgagttcgaaccctgggtgacgtaatttgtctttcctccttgttataggagttgatttgtaatttcctccttcatatatatgatattaatatatgaagttaattttataaaaaaaatgtatatttggTAGACAcataatttgaaaatttcaagATCGGGGGAAAATTGTTGTGTTTCGGCTTAGTTATTCATCGTTGCATTTGCTAATAATTGTAACAGTCTCCAGTTAAACAACAAAACCTAAGAATTAGATCGATATGATAttaatatatgaagttaattttaaaaaaaaacttaattttaGATATACAAAAATTGGATATTTGGTAGACAcataatttgaaaatttcaagATCGGGGGAAAATTGTTGTGTTTCGGCTTAGTTATTCATCGTTGCATTTGCTAATAATTGTAACAGTCTCCAGTTAAACAACAAAACCTAAGAATTAGATCGATAAAGCGCAGAAAAAATCTAAATCAGTCAATGCCGAGATCAATTGAAATTAGATttcattgaaattgaaattgataaCAAACTAGGAACCCTAACGCAGAAACAACTTTTTTTACATTAAATTCCCCAAAACGAAATCAAACACgacccaaaccctaaccctaagcAGAATATGATCCCAATCAGAGTCGATTCAGCCTAAGCGCGCTCGCCTCTGATCCTCCTAGCGAGCTGAATGTCCTTGGGCATAATGGTCACCCTCTTAGCATGAATGGCGCAGAGGTTGGTGTCCTCAAACAGCCCAACCAGGTAGGCCTCCGCCGCCTCCTGCAGCGCCGCAACGGCGGAGCTCTGGAACCTCAGATCCGTCTTGAAGTCCTGCGCGATCTCACGAACCAGGCGCTGGAACGGCAGCTTGCGGATGAGAAGCTCCGTGGACTTCTGGTACTTCCTGATCTCACGAAGCGCGACGGTTCCGGGGCGGAAGCGGTGGGGCTTCTTGACGCCGCCGGTGGCGGGGGCGGACTTCCTGGCGGCCTTGGTGGCGAGCTGCTTCCTCGGCGCCTTGCCGCCGGTGGACTTGCGAGCGGTCTGCTTGGTGCGAGCCATTGGTGAAAATGAAGGAATGTGGTGTAGAGACGGAGATTGTATGTAGGTGATTTGAGTGATGGATTGGAAGGGCGGTGGTGGGGATATAAGTAGGGAGGAGAGTGGGCGGGAGGGATGAAGATTTTGGGGGACGTTTGAATTTTTGGGAATTGTTGATTGCGGAATTGGATCGACGGTGGATGCTTCAATTTCATTTTGCTATCCGCGACTTTGAATCTTAGCCAATGGTAATCTGCCACGTGCACTGGAGGGCTTgttaaaatattttgatttttggctCGTTGCTCTCTCTTTTGACTCTTCCCGCTTTCATTGGGAGTTGAAAATCATAGAGTATCTATACattgatttatgtttaaatataaattcacTATCTATACATTGATTTATGGTAATTCGTAACTGTTGTTGGAGTAATGATGATttcattgattttaatttttaaagcCATATTTAATTGCTTGAGCATGGTTGGTGCATTACATAACTAACTAGTATTCTCTCcatcccggactacttgcacttatttcctttctggtcgtcccaagttatttgtactctttccatttttagtaaaaattatcacctacagccgcaattgttgactttgttatacactcattccttaatcttcgtgtcgaaaaggaaatgtgcgagtagtccaggacggagggagtatttcatcTAGGCGATACACGTaactattttaaataataatttttaaactattataatacatgataaatagaaaataaaaaaattcttcaAATTAGCCCATAAAATGTTGGTTGATAGTCTAGGCGGACCTTACTCGTTCAGTGGAACTCCCTATAGTATGTCTTATCTTTTTAACAACTACTTATTTTATAgggatagttttttttatgtttgcaaatatataaattagcaaaataaatagcaaaacaCCACAAAATTAAAGGAAACTCTAcatttacttaattttaaaaaaaaagttacaaacaTAGGAATAGTGGAAATAAAAACAAGTGCACTACGATAAGGCAACGAGACTTGGTCTAGTTCATTTCCCAACTGGAGTTGGAGATTATCGATCATCTTCTCGAGGTACCAGACTCTATCTGGGTCCTGGCATTGCATGAGGCCGTTGTGCGTGCCCAACAATGTCCTCTGTCGGGCGACCATGACCAAGTCCTCATAGGCCTGCGTTGGAGCTAAAGTCGGGTGGGGTCTTGTGACGTCGTTCGTAGCCTTCCCTTTCCCCTTGTTCTTGGTAGCTTTGTCGCCAATGGGACGCCTACCAGTGGACAATGGTATGCCAGAACTTCATTCTTGTATAGAGTCTCgttgaggtccatcggaggtGCTTCACCGTCGCTGCTCGTGTAGCCGCCAGGGGTGGTGTTCTTCGCATTCTTTGACGCAGAGGACGCGACCGTTATCCCTCAAGCACCTGTACAACATCAACGCTTTGTCGCGTACATCATCGAAACTCTCGCCACTGCCCCGCACCCTCAAGCACTTTGTGTACTCGACCAAGAACCAATTAATCTCCTTTTTCACCCGATCTAAGTGCTTGCAGAGCTGATCTCTCTTGCACTTTTACGAGGTCGGCAACTTATTTGCGTTGAAGCGTTTAGCAATGTGCTCACAATACGTTActtgcttttggttgttggcgTACaccgggtcctccgatatatcaaTCCAACACCTCATCAAAATCAAGGTCTCTTCGTTGGTGTAGTTCATCCCCTGGGGCATATTCTTCGTTGGCCTCCACAGGCAGCAACTTCTTagctttcattttttttctttcttgacTGGGTGGCAGAGCTCAACTATATGTCGTCGAGCCTATACAAATCCGTGGTGAAATCCATATCGCACCGGGTGCTTGGATCCCAGTTGGACTCCACGGAACCAAGTGTATCGAATGGCCATAATTCGTTAGGTTTTGTACCCGGCCACCTGGCACCACTACCGCCGAATCTCAACATTCCGTCGGAGCTTTTCGAATTTGGGAAATTGTCGAGATTCATCCTTGAATTAGAGTAAAAATGAGATGACAGAATAGAGTGGAGTGAAAGGTATGAAATGAATGTAAAAAAATGGCGATATATAATAGAGGGGAAAAAATCTGAATTCATCGTCCGACCTATTGTATGGACTCCCGCAATgaggcggacgataggccggaTGATGCTCATCGTCCGCCGACCATCGGGCGCGACCTTGGGGTGTGTCAGTGGCTGCCACCTGAAGTGGCGAACGATAGTGCGGACGATGCTTCGTTCGGAGCATCGTCcaccccattgtggatgctcttaaaccTTTTAGATACATAAATTGCAAACATGCATCAACAGTAATGGCGTCTTATATAACTCGAAAATATACTCAAAATAAAACCTGTTGTAATGATAGCAGAATATGAAACTCTAGAATCATGTTTCACCCGAATGAAGAATATACTACAATAATAGTGAGTGAATTGATGTATAGTCTGAAAAAATGAATTAAGATCTTATTACAAAACCTTTCATTACCCTACTGATAATAAGAGCATCTCTAATGGTTCTGGACCAGCCATAGGTTAGCCACaactcctcctgccatatcatcagtacttaaaaactcctcctgccacaccatcaggacaaacaactggacaagcaatatgCTAGCAATAGGCTagtcacaataaacaaaattataaaaaataaataattaccaatcacacaaaatacggaattaaatttacgacacaggtacgagaaaattcaataataacatttaaattttaaaaagtagattattaaaaaaaatacattaatttaaaaaaaaactcctctTGCACGCAcgagcccccgcctccgcctcactcgtCGTGGCCGTCgccgtatatatagtgtttcaaaaattaaataaataaaaaaaaatcggctggccgatctctcgccgatcgggagcctgcaatggcggccagccgatcggcgagtgCATCagccagcgcccgaaaatcggcgtgcgcttgccgtttttctcgccgatttgccgctcgccgccattgtggatgctctaaagttaCAAAAAATCTTTAACTTTTCTAAATTTAAAACCCAAAAAAGACTTCTCACTTTATGCATTAAAAATTGTACTACTACTAAAGTTATAACAtgattatataaatttattacttcaaaagtccaaaacttcatttcatatgTATAGACTATCGTTCAAAATTAACATGTCcaaaaattcaatttatttatattagtatattGGAATTGTAGTTGCGGATAAATTATTCTGAAGTGGGCATTGGTCCTTATATTTATTGAAGTTGCAagttattaataaatatttttatttttttatgaattaataATGACAACATTTTATTACTTtttcattgcataaaatataATCTTAGTTTATACTTTGCTCCATCATAATGTAAATAATACTCCACTGAGTATTAGTTTCTGTTTCaatccatctccatctccatctccatctccatctccatctccatctgaCCTTGATACTTAcaatttttcatttataaaaagataCTAGGAGAAAGCAAGACACATATcccattaaaaaatgaattttatatactccctatcTAAGTTTACAATTCATACTAATTTAAAATCTAAtcaaatagaaaaaaagtatCAGTCCATTTGCATTATCTATTTCATTCATCATAGTGAAGCCAGCAATTAAATGTGGCTCTATATTAGATTGGATAGAAACCTCCACTTTAGGGTTAACCTTGGTCTCCCCCTCTGTTTTCGTCTCCCAAATCATACTTACTTCTACTCCACAAATCTACCATTTTTTCAACAAAATTCTCCATTTTCCCGAAAAAAGGGTTTGTTAAGCTGTGAAATGAAAAAGCAATGCAAGTCAATTTAATTTCACCAGTTGAGAACAAAAAAAAGGGTTTGCCAAAACTATAAACGCAATTGTAATTCTTGAAGTTGCAGAAATACACAGAAATGAGTTGGAGGGTGTGTTCCCGCCTGCCGCTTCTCTTCACCGCCGCAAAACCCCGATTCCACACTCCCCTCTCCGCCGGTAGATTGCTCTGCTTGTCGGATGCTTCCCTCGTCAGATTTCTTGGCCTCTATCATCCCATGTTTCAAGGTTAGGCGGCGTTTTTTATCGCTCATCTAATCACTCACTCTACGTGTTTGTCGAAATTACTCAACCAAAATTTCCTTGTATTTTTCCAGCTTCACTTTTATTATTCAAACTGACGAATTGCCACATGCTGTCTATATAGTTAATGTTTATAATAGTGATTTAACACAGTATAGAATAGATAAACGCAGATTGCGAATTCATGTCTTCTGAAATGCTCTCTTGCATTTTCAGTTTCTCGCTCATATAGGCGCCCAAGTTATGATCTTTTCGGAGGCAAAGTTCCGAAAGCTGCCGAGTTCAGGAAGGAGTGGGCCAAGAAaatggaggatgatgaggatCATCTCTGGACAGGTAGCGAAGACGAGAGTGATAACGAAAGGGACGATCATATCCAGctaaagaaagagataaaaaagGCGAAGCAGCGGGCAAAGGAGCGGTCTGATCGCATTGATGCTGATGACAGTGATGAGCTCCGCAGTATTTGGTCagagagtgatgaggagaaaAGCCTCTGGACTGGTGAcgaaggagatgatgaagatgatgtgCCTACGGAGCCCTTCCCAATGAGAGAAGCGATCAATACATTGATCATTTGTTTGAGTTTGATGAGAAACCCAAGTATCGAACACTTTCCCAGGCGTTGaaagaggaggaggagccggaggaGTTGTCCCCTGGTAAGCTAGCTAGAAAGCAAGCTGTGCAGAATGCTCTCAAGAAGCTTAAGAAAGGTCCCGATGGGCGATACACCAATGTGTGGGAGGTCATGAGTGATTTGGACATTCTCGTTGGAGCGTTTGAGAACATCATCTCAGGACCAGAATATGAAGAACTCAGGCAAGGTGGGCCTAAGAAGTTAAACATGGAATTTTTCAAGGACATCCAAGCTAAAATGCGGGATCCAAACTACAAGTTCTCACCCGAGTTGAAGTTGAAGCCGAAGAGCAAGCT
This sequence is a window from Salvia splendens isolate huo1 chromosome 14, SspV2, whole genome shotgun sequence. Protein-coding genes within it:
- the LOC121763823 gene encoding transcription factor bHLH130-like; this translates as MFSSDAISRDFLHSNPSHTTNFKHHADFSKSREFVPSDFFTNHDQHQHQHQHQQQQSSGLARYRSAPSSFLAALLDSNADNNSSSGDESDAFFSALMERDLNPKSSDHKISSGGMKREDEADPEPRSAQNGYPAGYDGSYSVGMEHQNGNRSNLLRQSSSPAGFFNGFGLMGEAGNYRVHNPAEDSSSACGLSSSMNLSSAASSTSRFMPSIPETGNENAFSPENGRLRNGAAFHHDSWNDTSFNSLKRNRDGDTKMFSDFNGLENENGEARKKSSGLVSHFSLPKTSTEMAAVENFLQFQQETTTPCQVRAKRGFATHPRSIAERNRRTRISKNMKKLQDLFPNMDKQTNTADMLDLAVDYIKELQKEMKVLNDARERCVCLGEPHQTSPSK
- the LOC121763825 gene encoding putative lipid-transfer protein DIR1, with the translated sequence MPRVIIPKTKAAKMNTNMKLACLILVVMVVAQEITAHPCGSTFFSALIQLIPCRSAVAPFSPIPPTEACCASIKALGQPCLCVLVNGPPISGVDRTMATQLPEKCTANFESCETSK
- the LOC121763824 gene encoding histone H3.2 — encoded protein: MARTKQTARKSTGGKAPRKQLATKAARKSAPATGGVKKPHRFRPGTVALREIRKYQKSTELLIRKLPFQRLVREIAQDFKTDLRFQSSAVAALQEAAEAYLVGLFEDTNLCAIHAKRVTIMPKDIQLARRIRGERA